A single window of Rubripirellula lacrimiformis DNA harbors:
- a CDS encoding DUF1501 domain-containing protein, with amino-acid sequence MSNNLQPNRRTWLKQGIGGFAGLALSDMLRKEKAVGAGASTAFHHPPRVKRVVQLFMAGAASHVDTFDHKPYLTKNHGDPWDPGEQVELFQSTPGATMGSPWKFRPYGDQGKMLSDIVAPLGKVADQIAFVHNVVGKTGVHSQGTLLQTTGFNLPGFPSAGSWVSYGLGSENDNLPSFVVLPDHRGLASNGAKNWGSAFLPAEHQGTVIRPGRDDPIANLFPPADANIDSATELAGRDALANLNQQYAQHRPEDDRLAARVHAYQLAAAMQLSATDALDVSAEPQYIHDMYGLSPHGPGVADDQINVAAETEFFGRKCLIARRLLERGVRFVQVWSGNDNGHPRRNWDSHENVKRDHEPLAMGMAQGASALIQDLEQRGLLEDTLILWTTEFGRMPCSQGSLGRDHNPFVFTNWMCGGGIRPGTYGESDIWGYKPQERNNKTEVYDIHATVMHLLGVDHTRLSVRHNGIDRRLTDVHGRVLTDLL; translated from the coding sequence ATGTCGAATAACTTGCAACCCAATCGACGAACTTGGTTGAAACAGGGCATCGGCGGATTCGCTGGACTTGCGTTGTCGGACATGTTGCGCAAAGAGAAGGCCGTGGGGGCCGGTGCATCCACCGCGTTCCATCACCCGCCTCGCGTGAAGCGGGTCGTGCAGTTATTCATGGCGGGGGCCGCCAGCCACGTCGACACGTTTGACCACAAACCTTATCTGACCAAGAACCATGGCGACCCTTGGGATCCGGGCGAACAGGTCGAACTGTTTCAGAGCACGCCGGGGGCGACCATGGGCAGCCCATGGAAATTCCGCCCCTATGGCGATCAGGGCAAGATGTTAAGCGACATCGTGGCTCCGCTTGGGAAAGTCGCCGATCAGATTGCCTTTGTCCACAACGTGGTCGGCAAGACCGGTGTCCACAGCCAAGGCACGCTGTTGCAGACCACCGGTTTCAACCTGCCCGGATTCCCAAGTGCGGGGTCGTGGGTGTCGTATGGGCTGGGAAGTGAAAACGACAACCTGCCCAGTTTTGTCGTCTTGCCCGACCACCGTGGACTGGCATCCAACGGCGCCAAGAATTGGGGCAGCGCGTTTCTGCCCGCCGAACATCAAGGGACCGTCATCCGACCGGGGCGTGATGATCCCATCGCCAATCTGTTTCCGCCGGCGGACGCCAACATCGATTCCGCCACGGAACTGGCCGGCCGAGACGCGTTAGCCAACCTGAACCAACAATACGCTCAACACCGCCCCGAAGATGACCGATTGGCGGCTCGCGTTCATGCGTACCAATTGGCCGCTGCGATGCAGTTGTCGGCTACCGATGCGTTGGACGTGTCCGCAGAACCTCAATACATCCATGACATGTACGGTCTATCGCCGCATGGGCCCGGAGTCGCTGATGACCAGATCAACGTTGCCGCAGAAACCGAATTCTTTGGCCGCAAGTGTTTGATCGCACGGCGACTACTGGAACGCGGGGTGCGGTTCGTGCAAGTCTGGAGCGGGAACGACAATGGCCACCCACGTCGCAACTGGGACAGCCACGAAAACGTCAAACGGGACCACGAACCGCTGGCGATGGGGATGGCACAAGGAGCATCGGCATTGATCCAGGATCTAGAACAACGCGGACTGCTGGAAGACACGCTGATTTTGTGGACGACCGAGTTTGGCCGAATGCCCTGTTCGCAAGGCAGCCTAGGTCGCGATCACAATCCGTTCGTCTTCACTAACTGGATGTGCGGCGGCGGGATTCGGCCGGGGACTTACGGCGAAAGCGACATCTGGGGCTACAAACCGCAAGAACGAAACAACAAAACCGAGGTCTACGATATCCACGCCACCGTGATGCACTTGTTGGGTGTGGATCACACTCGGTTATCCGTCCGTCACAACGGCATTGATCGTCGATTGACGGATGTCCATGGGCGTGTCCTTACCGACCTGTTGTAG
- a CDS encoding sulfatase family protein yields the protein MNLPCRFLTSYLLITATVIATVAEVRAAGPPNILLIVSDDQGYNDLGLLGNGIITPALDRLANQGTRLTNFYVSWPACTPSRASLLTGRYPQRNGIYDMIRNEAPDYGHRYTPDEYAVTFERIGGMDDREIIIPAVLKPAGYKSGIYGKWDLGALRRMLPTSRGFDDFYGFVNTGIDYFTHQRYGVDCMFRGLSPTAADKGTYCTYLFQREALRFLDEHAGREPFFLYVPFNAPHNSSSLDPEIRSSVQAPDEFKTLYPAVDVQTKVTDKYRYGTPATVATSQARRRDYRAAVTCMDAAIGEMLDVLEQRQILDNTIVVFFSDNGGSGGADNSPLRGHKAQTWEGGIRVPCIVRWPAGDVTAGVVNDELLTSLELLPSFASAAGAELPADVVLDGFDWWPTIRGQTPSPRKEMFWKRRDQIGARVGRWKWVKMGNDTGLYDLSTDIAEKNDLSESRPEILAMVQDRYAHWLAEMDAAEPRGPFRDF from the coding sequence ATGAACCTTCCTTGTCGATTCTTGACATCCTATTTACTGATCACCGCGACTGTGATCGCCACGGTGGCCGAAGTTCGTGCCGCTGGTCCGCCCAACATTTTGTTGATCGTTTCGGACGACCAGGGATACAACGACCTGGGTTTACTCGGCAACGGCATCATCACGCCTGCGCTTGATCGACTTGCCAATCAGGGAACTCGGCTAACGAACTTCTACGTTTCTTGGCCAGCCTGTACACCGTCGCGAGCCAGTCTATTGACCGGCCGGTATCCGCAACGCAACGGCATCTATGACATGATCCGCAACGAGGCTCCCGATTACGGACACCGTTATACGCCCGACGAATACGCGGTAACCTTCGAACGAATCGGCGGAATGGACGATCGTGAAATCATCATCCCGGCCGTGCTGAAACCCGCTGGCTACAAGAGTGGCATTTACGGAAAGTGGGACTTGGGTGCACTGCGGCGGATGCTGCCCACGTCGCGCGGCTTCGACGACTTCTACGGCTTCGTCAACACTGGCATCGACTATTTCACGCACCAACGGTACGGCGTGGACTGCATGTTTCGTGGCCTTTCGCCAACGGCAGCCGACAAAGGCACCTACTGCACCTACCTGTTCCAACGCGAAGCCCTGAGGTTCCTGGACGAACACGCAGGCCGTGAACCGTTCTTTCTGTATGTTCCCTTCAACGCCCCACACAATTCATCGTCACTGGATCCCGAAATCCGTTCATCGGTGCAGGCGCCCGATGAGTTCAAAACGTTGTACCCAGCCGTTGACGTGCAGACGAAGGTCACCGACAAGTATCGATACGGGACACCGGCAACGGTTGCGACATCCCAGGCGCGTCGCCGCGACTACCGCGCGGCGGTCACCTGCATGGACGCTGCGATTGGCGAAATGTTGGATGTGTTGGAACAAAGACAGATCCTGGATAACACGATCGTGGTCTTTTTCTCGGACAACGGCGGCAGCGGTGGCGCGGACAATTCACCGCTGCGGGGCCACAAGGCGCAGACTTGGGAAGGAGGCATCCGAGTGCCCTGCATCGTGCGTTGGCCTGCTGGGGACGTAACAGCGGGCGTGGTCAATGACGAGTTGTTGACCAGCCTGGAACTGTTGCCCAGTTTCGCGTCGGCCGCCGGTGCCGAATTACCAGCCGATGTCGTGCTGGATGGATTTGATTGGTGGCCGACGATTCGTGGCCAAACCCCCTCGCCCAGAAAAGAGATGTTCTGGAAACGCCGCGATCAGATCGGTGCGCGAGTGGGCCGGTGGAAATGGGTCAAGATGGGCAACGACACTGGACTGTACGATCTGAGCACCGACATCGCCGAGAAGAATGACCTATCGGAATCACGCCCCGAAATCCTGGCGATGGTCCAAGATCGATACGCCCATTGGCTTGCTGAAATGGACGCCGCCGAACCACGCGGCCCGTTCCGTGACTTCTAA
- a CDS encoding glucuronyl esterase domain-containing protein, which yields MLRSFCVFLGLMTGSAALAAEPADTNYDESKVPQFTLPDPLVDNAGQAVGPEEWVDHRRSEVLRMFEESVYGKTPDQKLDVRYEISESDADALNGKATRTQIAAYFGTDPYRIDLLVYTPNGVDEPAPAFVGINFNGNHTVHADPAILQRDTEFERGSSSDRWQLETVIDRGYAVATLARHQIDPDRYKVNFSDGVHPLFYSDGQTSPRDDQWGSIGAWAWALSRTLDYLETVPQIDASRVAVIGHSRMGKSALWAGARDPRFAMVVSNDSGCGGAALYRRCYGERIHHMMKPISYWFCKNHRQYENREDELPVDQHMLLALIAPRPLYVASATNDRWADPKGEFLAAKHASPVYEMFGKPALSTQSMPKPDHPIHTTIGYHLRTGDHAITAYDWQQYLAFADTQMGTQ from the coding sequence ATGTTGCGATCCTTCTGTGTGTTTCTTGGGTTGATGACCGGGTCTGCGGCGTTGGCTGCCGAGCCCGCGGACACCAATTACGACGAGAGCAAGGTCCCGCAATTCACGTTGCCGGATCCATTGGTCGACAACGCCGGACAGGCGGTTGGACCAGAGGAATGGGTTGACCATCGCCGCAGCGAAGTGCTGCGAATGTTCGAAGAATCCGTGTACGGAAAGACCCCGGATCAAAAACTGGATGTCCGATATGAAATTAGCGAGTCCGATGCGGATGCACTGAACGGAAAAGCAACTCGAACCCAGATCGCCGCGTACTTTGGAACCGATCCGTACCGCATCGATCTATTGGTCTACACGCCCAACGGTGTGGACGAGCCAGCGCCGGCGTTCGTGGGCATCAACTTCAATGGCAACCACACCGTCCATGCGGATCCTGCGATTCTGCAGCGAGACACCGAATTCGAACGTGGGTCATCGTCGGATCGGTGGCAGTTAGAAACGGTCATCGATCGCGGCTATGCCGTTGCAACACTGGCTCGACATCAGATCGATCCCGACCGTTACAAAGTTAATTTCAGCGACGGCGTCCATCCGCTGTTCTACTCCGATGGGCAAACGTCTCCGCGGGATGACCAATGGGGATCGATCGGAGCCTGGGCGTGGGCTCTGTCACGAACGCTGGATTACTTGGAAACGGTCCCACAGATCGATGCATCGCGAGTGGCGGTGATTGGGCATTCGCGAATGGGAAAATCCGCCTTGTGGGCCGGTGCCCGCGACCCTCGGTTCGCGATGGTCGTCAGCAATGATTCCGGTTGCGGCGGAGCGGCACTCTACCGGCGATGTTATGGCGAACGGATCCACCACATGATGAAACCGATCTCGTATTGGTTCTGCAAAAACCATCGCCAATACGAAAATCGCGAAGACGAATTGCCGGTGGACCAGCATATGTTGTTGGCTCTCATCGCGCCTCGACCGCTCTACGTCGCCAGCGCCACCAACGATCGCTGGGCCGATCCCAAAGGCGAATTCTTGGCTGCAAAGCATGCCAGCCCGGTGTACGAAATGTTCGGCAAGCCGGCCCTGTCCACGCAATCGATGCCCAAGCCGGACCACCCCATCCACACGACGATCGGGTATCATCTGCGAACCGGCGACCACGCGATCACGGCCTACGATTGGCAGCAATACCTGGCTTTTGCCGACACTCAAATGGGAACCCAATGA
- a CDS encoding anthrax toxin-like adenylyl cyclase domain-containing protein, producing MIENTFTASQRSGMPLSHAGCFQQIANALNCMIASRSVGIYATGLILENYASKGFQVKTKSCNWGPMAGFVLSDPRFSKNGAKAVVSQRQSTHKALSHGAGEMPVYITDRRRQELESLGCMNRIGGNINAMVYSAHPRDSRNTMQFVLQRKISGVPGSNGLHMWAVCYDRNQTAMPSSPTARSSAGNDGALLPVMALVDPDCPAGVRGTYRSAMTGDYDLWGIWPAASDYKPRGLDRRPVPESERRPLSYKTFAKHEDANLGNITGRGIQVKDRLNAAIRAAGYTGGNMVHHSDETGRPQVFEVEMEFIAFIPGQDGQARFVETMTDFRVLMKQCVADYSISLNGAWQRALGFGASVGGSYEWP from the coding sequence ATGATCGAAAACACGTTCACAGCGTCCCAGCGGTCCGGGATGCCCCTGTCACACGCTGGGTGCTTTCAGCAAATCGCCAATGCCCTGAACTGCATGATCGCGTCTCGATCGGTGGGCATCTACGCCACCGGATTGATCCTGGAAAATTACGCATCGAAGGGGTTCCAGGTCAAAACGAAATCCTGCAACTGGGGACCAATGGCGGGGTTCGTGCTGAGCGATCCGAGGTTTAGCAAGAACGGCGCCAAAGCGGTTGTCTCGCAGCGCCAATCCACTCACAAGGCCCTGTCGCACGGCGCGGGCGAGATGCCTGTCTACATCACTGACCGGCGACGACAGGAATTGGAATCCTTGGGGTGCATGAATCGCATTGGCGGGAACATCAATGCGATGGTGTACTCGGCCCACCCGCGGGACAGCAGGAATACGATGCAGTTCGTGCTGCAACGAAAAATCAGTGGTGTGCCTGGTTCCAACGGATTGCACATGTGGGCAGTTTGCTACGACCGCAACCAAACGGCGATGCCCAGCTCACCAACGGCCCGATCCTCCGCTGGCAACGACGGTGCGTTGCTACCGGTGATGGCACTGGTCGACCCCGATTGTCCCGCCGGCGTTCGCGGAACCTACCGTTCAGCGATGACGGGCGATTATGACCTATGGGGAATCTGGCCAGCCGCTTCCGATTACAAGCCACGCGGTCTGGACCGTCGACCGGTTCCTGAATCCGAACGAAGGCCCCTTTCGTACAAAACATTCGCAAAGCACGAAGACGCCAACCTGGGAAACATCACCGGCCGCGGGATTCAGGTCAAGGATCGTCTGAACGCGGCGATTCGAGCAGCGGGATACACCGGTGGCAACATGGTTCACCACAGCGACGAGACGGGACGCCCGCAGGTATTCGAAGTGGAGATGGAATTCATCGCTTTCATCCCAGGCCAGGACGGGCAAGCCAGATTCGTGGAAACGATGACGGACTTTCGCGTCCTGATGAAACAGTGCGTCGCCGATTATTCCATCAGCCTAAACGGTGCATGGCAACGAGCACTCGGGTTCGGCGCCTCGGTGGGCGGCAGCTACGAATGGCCCTAG
- a CDS encoding HlyD family secretion protein, whose amino-acid sequence MDLLIILTYAAIVFAIFKVFKVPVNGYTIVTAALGGCAILATLLLLMNFNHPYTKVGRFYFHTTPIVPQVKGKVIEVAVTDSQHVKAGDVLFKIDPVPYQAAVKQKQSLVANAKQRASELDVDLVSYQQAYQAAKAERDAAKDTYDRNKELVTSSAVSRSEFEQSKQSFFSADARANQAKAQMDRAEIASLSKIDGVNTDVLDAEAQLQIAQFNLDETTVRAPTDGTVLQVMLRPGMMAVPMPLAPAMIFRHDEDHVFVASFLQNNAQRIELGAEVEVILPAVPGRFFKGTVQTLSAAVAQGQLQPTGNLVDADQIQGEGRYNVGIAFDEGELDGFPIVPGSTGQVAVYSEHMHHLSVMRRVLMRMKSWTNYVFSDGH is encoded by the coding sequence ATGGACCTGTTAATCATTCTGACCTACGCGGCGATCGTCTTTGCGATTTTTAAAGTGTTCAAGGTCCCGGTCAACGGATACACGATTGTCACCGCAGCCTTAGGCGGATGTGCGATTCTGGCGACGCTGTTGCTGCTAATGAATTTCAACCATCCCTACACGAAAGTTGGCAGGTTCTATTTCCATACCACCCCGATCGTGCCTCAGGTGAAAGGCAAGGTCATCGAAGTCGCCGTCACGGATTCGCAGCATGTGAAGGCTGGCGATGTGCTGTTCAAAATCGATCCGGTTCCCTATCAAGCAGCGGTGAAGCAGAAACAGTCGTTGGTCGCCAACGCCAAGCAGCGGGCCAGCGAACTGGATGTCGATCTGGTGTCCTACCAACAGGCGTATCAGGCAGCGAAAGCAGAACGGGATGCCGCCAAAGATACTTACGACCGAAACAAGGAACTGGTCACCAGCAGCGCCGTCTCTCGATCCGAATTTGAACAATCAAAGCAGAGCTTTTTCTCTGCCGATGCCCGCGCCAACCAAGCGAAGGCGCAAATGGACCGTGCCGAGATCGCCAGCTTGTCGAAGATCGATGGTGTCAACACCGACGTGCTTGATGCCGAAGCCCAGCTCCAGATCGCCCAGTTCAACCTCGACGAAACGACTGTTCGGGCACCCACCGATGGCACCGTTTTGCAAGTGATGTTGCGACCGGGCATGATGGCCGTGCCGATGCCACTAGCGCCAGCGATGATCTTCCGCCATGACGAGGATCACGTTTTTGTCGCATCGTTCCTGCAGAACAACGCCCAACGGATCGAGTTGGGGGCCGAGGTCGAGGTGATCCTGCCCGCCGTGCCCGGCCGCTTTTTCAAAGGCACCGTTCAAACACTCAGTGCCGCCGTCGCCCAAGGACAACTGCAACCGACCGGGAACCTTGTCGATGCGGATCAGATCCAAGGCGAGGGACGCTACAACGTGGGGATCGCGTTCGACGAAGGCGAACTGGACGGGTTCCCCATCGTGCCCGGTTCGACCGGCCAAGTCGCCGTCTATAGCGAACACATGCATCACCTTTCAGTCATGCGACGAGTGTTGATGCGAATGAAATCCTGGACCAACTACGTCTTCTCCGACGGTCACTAG
- a CDS encoding DUF3302 domain-containing protein, whose translation MDGLSWFALAIIFFVILTLTYGIVAIHDIPYKIAKARNHPHAQAIHTGGWVSLFTLHAIWPLLWIWATAYDPSQGYSGSDNRAESPAEKKREVKRLKARIAELESEIKT comes from the coding sequence ATGGACGGTCTCAGCTGGTTTGCACTGGCGATCATCTTTTTTGTGATCCTGACTCTGACCTACGGCATCGTCGCCATTCACGACATCCCGTACAAAATCGCCAAAGCCCGCAACCACCCGCACGCGCAGGCGATCCACACCGGTGGTTGGGTCAGCCTATTCACGCTCCACGCAATCTGGCCGCTGCTGTGGATCTGGGCGACCGCGTACGACCCCAGCCAGGGCTACAGCGGCAGCGACAACCGTGCAGAGTCGCCTGCGGAGAAGAAGCGTGAAGTCAAACGGCTGAAGGCAAGAATTGCCGAACTGGAGTCTGAGATCAAAACATAG
- a CDS encoding homoserine dehydrogenase: MEKTNIAIVGMGTVGTGVARLLLDHGDRTSRHAGRTLWLKKAVVRDLSKPRDIELPDGVATDSIQEVIDDPEITVVAQLIGGLEPARQIMLDLMEAGKDIVTANKALLAQHGPELFTRARELGRSIAFEASVAGGIPIIANISQCLSANQIVSLEGILNGTSNFIVTQMDERGASYDDVVRQAQKLGYAEADPAMDVDGTDAAQKLAILSHLAFGATVDWADIPKVGIDGLAADDLKYARQLGYRIKLIGSAKLAEDGLELSVGPTLVKKGTPLAEVRDAYNAIRVIGDAVGPVFYHGLGAGQMPTASAVVADLIDTAVGRTRLTFQTLEYFSIDQPPRVKLRDADTIEGRYYFRLPVSNHPGTLAAIAAVLAKHDISIASVIQHENTEDGPQVDPVTLVIMTHAATAGSARRATEEIESLESVSGSVVRLQVKD, from the coding sequence ATGGAAAAAACCAACATTGCTATCGTCGGAATGGGCACGGTCGGTACCGGAGTCGCCCGTTTATTGCTGGATCATGGCGACCGCACCTCGCGGCATGCCGGTCGGACGCTGTGGCTGAAGAAGGCCGTCGTGCGAGACCTTTCGAAGCCGCGGGATATCGAACTGCCGGACGGTGTGGCGACCGATTCGATCCAGGAAGTCATCGACGATCCAGAAATCACCGTTGTCGCCCAACTGATTGGCGGCCTGGAACCGGCACGACAGATCATGCTGGACCTGATGGAAGCCGGCAAAGACATCGTGACCGCCAACAAGGCTCTGCTGGCCCAGCACGGTCCGGAACTGTTCACGCGGGCTCGGGAACTCGGTCGCAGCATCGCGTTCGAAGCCTCCGTGGCTGGTGGCATCCCGATCATCGCCAACATCAGCCAATGCTTGTCGGCCAACCAGATCGTGTCGCTCGAAGGCATCCTGAACGGCACCAGCAATTTCATCGTCACCCAGATGGACGAACGCGGCGCATCCTACGACGACGTCGTCCGCCAAGCCCAGAAGCTGGGCTACGCCGAAGCCGACCCAGCGATGGATGTCGACGGCACCGACGCGGCACAGAAATTGGCGATCCTGTCGCACCTGGCGTTCGGCGCTACGGTGGACTGGGCCGACATCCCTAAAGTTGGCATCGACGGGCTAGCCGCCGACGATCTGAAATACGCCCGACAACTCGGGTACCGGATCAAACTGATCGGATCGGCCAAGCTTGCCGAAGACGGGCTGGAACTTTCGGTTGGCCCGACGTTGGTCAAAAAGGGCACGCCGCTTGCCGAGGTTCGCGATGCCTACAACGCGATCCGAGTGATCGGCGACGCGGTCGGACCGGTGTTCTATCATGGTCTGGGTGCGGGCCAAATGCCGACGGCTTCGGCCGTGGTAGCCGACCTGATCGACACTGCCGTTGGCCGAACCCGGCTGACTTTCCAAACGCTGGAATATTTTTCGATCGACCAGCCGCCGCGAGTCAAATTGCGCGACGCGGACACGATCGAAGGACGCTACTATTTCCGGTTGCCGGTTTCGAATCATCCTGGCACGCTGGCGGCGATCGCCGCAGTCCTAGCCAAGCACGACATTTCGATCGCGTCGGTGATCCAGCACGAGAACACCGAAGATGGGCCTCAGGTCGACCCGGTCACGCTGGTCATCATGACGCACGCGGCCACCGCGGGCTCGGCACGACGAGCGACCGAAGAGATCGAATCGTTGGAATCGGTCAGCGGCAGCGTCGTCCGATTGCAGGTCAAGGACTAA
- a CDS encoding rhomboid family protein gives MNLLDRIDRIVRPIAIPNLTALLVGCQFVFWIFSLVDPTMVGRGQLVWDAVLAGEVWRLATFLLIAPTSSPIFAIFYFYLLYMMGTALEQQWGIVRYCSFIYIGVFLTIAAAAVAHDQVATGLFLYGTIFLAFATYNPNFEFLLFFVLPVKIKYLAWLQIFVYLLTFVAASLGGKLMVVASVSNYLIFFGRELLGKGTNARRRMSHKKKEKAQTKTPRHVCHTCGIDSNTNPEADFRYCSQCDGHYAYCQDHLRDHKHVNQNAR, from the coding sequence ATGAATTTGCTTGACCGTATCGACCGGATCGTGCGACCGATCGCGATCCCCAATCTGACGGCGCTATTGGTGGGTTGCCAGTTTGTGTTCTGGATTTTCAGCCTGGTCGACCCGACGATGGTTGGAAGAGGCCAATTGGTTTGGGACGCCGTTCTGGCTGGCGAAGTATGGCGGTTGGCGACATTCCTGTTGATCGCCCCGACTAGCAGCCCGATCTTTGCGATCTTTTACTTCTATCTGCTGTACATGATGGGGACGGCGTTGGAACAGCAGTGGGGGATCGTCCGCTACTGTTCGTTCATCTACATCGGTGTGTTTTTAACCATCGCTGCAGCGGCGGTCGCCCATGATCAGGTCGCGACCGGATTGTTTTTGTATGGCACGATCTTTTTAGCTTTCGCCACCTACAACCCGAATTTCGAATTCTTGTTGTTCTTTGTCTTGCCGGTCAAAATCAAATATCTGGCTTGGCTACAGATCTTCGTCTACCTGTTGACCTTTGTGGCTGCGTCGCTGGGCGGCAAACTGATGGTGGTTGCATCGGTCAGCAACTACCTGATCTTCTTTGGTCGCGAATTGCTAGGCAAAGGCACCAATGCCCGCCGCCGCATGAGCCACAAGAAAAAGGAAAAGGCACAGACGAAAACGCCGCGGCACGTCTGTCACACCTGCGGAATCGACAGCAACACGAACCCGGAAGCTGATTTTCGCTACTGTAGCCAATGCGATGGCCACTACGCGTATTGCCAAGACCATCTTCGCGACCACAAGCACGTCAACCAAAACGCACGCTAG
- a CDS encoding tRNA dihydrouridine synthase — protein MNPETVTAPLKIGNVVIGSPIVQAALSGYSDLPMRVIARRHGASYTVCEVMLDQFLLSLSKREKTKHFLDIHPDEPPVGGQLMGAEPEQFSAGALKLAEAGFNIIDVNFGCPVKKVLGRCRGGFHLSQPQVAIEILRRTRDIVPDSIPVTVKMRRGIDDSQESRDQFFQILDGAIDAGLAAATVHGRTVVQRYVGPSRWGFLSEVKSHVGDRLKILGSGDLFEAQDCFRMLQETGIDGVTVARGAIGNPWIFSQCAALADGNPLPPPPTIHDQARVMRQHFDLCEQTYTPERAPLLMRKFCIKYTASHPDHKTVRESFIRIRTRDEFESVLARHYQTDGPGQYLPREVHGSQEEC, from the coding sequence ATGAACCCGGAAACCGTGACGGCACCTCTGAAGATCGGAAACGTGGTCATCGGTTCGCCGATCGTGCAGGCCGCTTTGTCCGGGTACAGCGATTTGCCGATGCGCGTGATCGCGCGGCGACACGGGGCCAGCTATACGGTTTGCGAGGTCATGTTGGACCAGTTTCTGCTGTCGCTTAGCAAACGCGAAAAAACCAAGCACTTTCTCGACATCCACCCCGACGAACCACCCGTCGGCGGACAATTGATGGGGGCCGAGCCCGAGCAGTTTTCGGCCGGGGCGTTGAAATTGGCCGAAGCGGGATTCAACATCATCGACGTCAATTTCGGCTGTCCGGTCAAAAAGGTTCTGGGACGCTGTCGCGGCGGATTCCATCTGTCGCAGCCCCAAGTCGCCATCGAAATCCTGCGGCGAACCCGAGACATTGTGCCTGATTCGATCCCCGTCACTGTCAAAATGCGGCGGGGTATCGACGATTCGCAGGAATCTCGCGACCAGTTTTTCCAGATCCTGGACGGAGCGATCGACGCCGGACTTGCCGCTGCAACCGTTCACGGTCGAACGGTGGTCCAGCGGTACGTTGGCCCGAGTCGTTGGGGATTCCTTTCGGAAGTCAAATCCCACGTCGGTGACCGACTGAAAATCCTGGGCAGCGGCGATCTATTCGAAGCCCAAGATTGCTTTCGCATGCTGCAGGAAACCGGCATCGATGGCGTGACCGTCGCTCGCGGGGCGATCGGCAACCCCTGGATTTTCTCGCAGTGTGCCGCATTGGCCGATGGCAATCCCCTGCCGCCACCGCCGACAATCCACGATCAAGCCAGGGTCATGCGTCAGCATTTTGATCTGTGCGAGCAAACCTACACGCCCGAGCGGGCGCCGCTGTTGATGCGGAAGTTCTGTATCAAATACACCGCCAGCCACCCGGATCATAAAACGGTGCGTGAATCGTTCATCCGCATCCGAACTCGCGACGAATTCGAATCCGTGCTCGCACGCCACTACCAAACCGATGGGCCCGGCCAGTACCTGCCGCGTGAAGTTCACGGGTCGCAAGAAGAATGCTGA